From a single Hemitrygon akajei chromosome 28, sHemAka1.3, whole genome shotgun sequence genomic region:
- the LOC140717483 gene encoding histone H2B-like — protein MPDPPKPAPKKGAKKALAKPASKSGKKRKRSRKESYAIYIYKVMKQVHPDTGISSKAMSIMNSFVSDIFERIAGEASRLAHYNKRSTISSREIQTAVRLLLPGELAKHAVSEGTKAVTKYTSSK, from the coding sequence ATGCCTGATCCACCGAAACCCGCTCCCAAGAAGGGCGCCAAGAAAGCTCTGGCCAAACCGGCGAGCAAGTCTGGCAAGAAGCGCAAGAGGTCGAGGAAGGAGAGTTACGCCATCTACATCTACAAAGTGATGAAGCAGGTTCACCCCGACACCGGCATCTCCTCCAAGGCCATGAGCATCATGAATTCATTCGTGAGCGATATTTTCGAGCGCATCGCGGGTGAGGCTTCCCGCCTGGCCCATTACAACAAGCGGTCCACCATCAGCTCCCGGGAGATCCAGACCGCCGTGCGCCTGCTGCTGCCCGGGGAGCTGGCCAAGCACGCCGTGTCCGAAGGAACAAAGGCGGTGACCAAGTACACCAGCTCCAAGTAA